The Gemmatimonadaceae bacterium genome contains a region encoding:
- a CDS encoding NAD(P)/FAD-dependent oxidoreductase, whose protein sequence is MPGTEPNNRPLPRPPRLTVTGSFTADPRPHVVIIGGGFGGLSVARELADAPVRITLLDRTNHHLFQPLLYQVATAVLHPADIAVPIRWVLRHQPNVTVVMAEVDGIDALNQTVSLDGGTTTLTYDYLVVAAGARHGYFGHDEWEQHAPGLKSLEDALEMRRRFLLSFEAAERASAAGERDALLTFVIVGAGPTGVELAGMVPEVTRSIQGEFRRIDPAKARVLLLEGGPRVLPTFPEELSAKAQRALEQLGVTVMTNTVVTDVDDGGVVANGERIPAHTVFWGAGNQASPLVRMLGGPVDRAGRAIVEPDLSVKGQPNVFVIGDAAATFTDDGKPVPAVAPAANQMGHLVGKNLVRELAGKPRQTFRYFNKGDLATIGKHRAVAVLAGRKLSGTFAWLTWLFVHILYLAGAKNRLSVFVTWIWAYVTHQRGVRLITGDTVHRLLKRSREAERRRAA, encoded by the coding sequence ATGCCTGGCACCGAACCGAACAACCGGCCGCTCCCTCGGCCCCCCCGACTCACCGTCACCGGGAGCTTCACGGCTGATCCGCGTCCGCATGTCGTGATCATCGGTGGCGGGTTTGGCGGCCTCTCGGTCGCCCGCGAGCTCGCGGACGCACCGGTGCGCATCACGCTCCTCGATCGCACCAATCACCACCTCTTCCAGCCGCTGCTCTATCAGGTGGCCACGGCCGTGCTCCATCCGGCCGATATCGCCGTCCCGATCCGCTGGGTCTTGCGCCATCAGCCGAACGTCACCGTGGTGATGGCCGAGGTGGATGGCATCGACGCGCTCAACCAGACCGTCTCGCTGGATGGCGGGACGACCACGCTGACCTACGACTACCTCGTCGTGGCGGCGGGCGCGCGGCATGGCTACTTCGGCCATGACGAGTGGGAGCAGCATGCACCGGGGCTCAAGAGCCTCGAAGATGCGCTCGAGATGCGCCGGCGCTTTCTGCTCAGCTTTGAAGCCGCCGAACGGGCGAGTGCGGCGGGTGAGCGCGATGCGCTGCTGACGTTCGTGATCGTGGGTGCGGGCCCCACGGGGGTGGAGCTCGCGGGGATGGTACCGGAAGTGACGCGCTCGATTCAGGGGGAGTTCCGGCGCATCGATCCGGCGAAGGCGCGCGTGCTGCTCCTTGAGGGCGGGCCGCGCGTCTTGCCCACGTTTCCGGAGGAGCTGTCGGCCAAGGCGCAGCGCGCGCTCGAGCAGCTGGGCGTCACCGTCATGACGAACACGGTCGTGACCGATGTCGACGACGGTGGTGTGGTCGCGAACGGTGAACGCATTCCGGCGCACACGGTGTTCTGGGGCGCGGGCAATCAGGCGTCGCCGCTGGTGCGCATGCTCGGCGGGCCGGTCGATCGCGCCGGACGCGCCATCGTGGAGCCGGACTTGAGTGTGAAGGGGCAGCCGAACGTGTTCGTAATCGGCGATGCGGCCGCCACCTTCACCGACGACGGCAAGCCCGTGCCGGCGGTGGCACCGGCCGCGAATCAAATGGGGCACCTGGTCGGCAAGAACCTCGTGCGTGAACTCGCCGGCAAGCCACGCCAGACGTTCCGCTATTTCAACAAGGGCGACCTCGCCACGATCGGCAAGCATCGGGCGGTGGCGGTGCTCGCTGGCCGGAAGCTGAGTGGCACCTTTGCGTGGCTCACCTGGCTCTTCGTGCACATCCTGTATCTCGCCGGTGCCAAGAACCGGTTGTCGGTGTTCGTGACGTGGATCTGGGCGTATGTCACGCATCAGCGTGGCGTGCGGCTCATCACCGGCGACACGGTGCATCGCCTGCTCAAGCGGTCACGCGAGGCGGAGCGGCGGCGCGCGGCGTAA
- a CDS encoding DUF2269 domain-containing protein, giving the protein MSYPDYKLLHLLGLVLLLGNVTVTSVWKVFADRTGNPVVVAFAQRLVTITDWFLTLGGVLLLAGGGYGMALTAGIPVLGARWLSMSQLGFAISGAIWLGILVPTQAAQTRAIRAFPADLTELPAHYRRLSRRWITWGVIATIPLLAAMRLMILRGG; this is encoded by the coding sequence ATGAGCTATCCCGACTACAAGCTGCTCCACCTTCTCGGCCTGGTGCTGCTCCTCGGCAACGTGACGGTCACGTCGGTCTGGAAGGTCTTTGCCGACCGCACCGGGAATCCCGTCGTGGTGGCGTTCGCGCAGCGCCTGGTCACCATCACCGACTGGTTCCTCACCCTCGGCGGCGTCCTGCTGCTCGCCGGCGGCGGCTATGGCATGGCACTCACCGCCGGCATTCCGGTCCTCGGCGCGCGCTGGCTCTCGATGAGCCAGCTGGGCTTCGCCATCTCGGGGGCCATCTGGCTCGGCATCCTCGTCCCGACGCAGGCGGCCCAGACGCGCGCCATCCGGGCCTTCCCCGCTGATCTGACCGAGCTGCCCGCGCACTACCGGCGCCTTTCGCGGCGATGGATCACCTGGGGCGTCATCGCGACCATTCCGCTGCTGGCCGCCATGCGCCTGATGATTCTCCGCGGGGGATGA
- a CDS encoding class A beta-lactamase-related serine hydrolase, which translates to MRLSPLTSLVALVALAGATVLAATPSVARAQTTPPSATPAATPAAPPNAIQQALLAQLRTRLDSIASHADGVVGYAVYDPATGGMPIARLERAVFPTASTIKLAILDEMFRQADAGTLDIDTPRAIPKSAVVGGSGVLLHLTAPQMPLRDIATLMMIVSDNTATNLLIDAVGMERVNARIATLGVPDVRLRRKMIDAAAVRRGDENVASPHDLAVLAYRLWNGDGLTPASRNAARRMLYAVPGRMRSAVPATVRVALKTGSLDGVRAEAAVVEVPGHPFAIAVMTTYLANDERGSDVIEAITAEVYRTMARLAAGGAYGRTIP; encoded by the coding sequence ATGCGCCTCTCCCCGCTCACCTCGCTCGTTGCCCTCGTCGCCCTCGCCGGCGCGACGGTCCTCGCCGCCACCCCGTCGGTCGCGCGCGCGCAAACCACGCCGCCATCGGCAACGCCGGCGGCGACGCCAGCCGCGCCGCCCAACGCGATCCAGCAGGCGCTCCTCGCGCAGCTGCGTACGCGGCTCGATTCCATCGCCTCTCACGCCGATGGGGTGGTGGGCTACGCGGTTTACGACCCCGCCACCGGCGGCATGCCGATCGCGCGGCTCGAGCGCGCCGTGTTTCCCACGGCGTCCACCATCAAGCTCGCGATTCTCGATGAAATGTTCCGGCAGGCCGACGCCGGCACGCTCGATATCGACACGCCGCGCGCGATCCCCAAGAGCGCCGTGGTCGGCGGCTCAGGGGTGCTGCTGCATCTCACCGCGCCGCAGATGCCGCTCCGCGATATCGCCACGCTCATGATGATCGTGAGCGACAACACCGCGACCAACCTGCTCATCGACGCGGTGGGGATGGAGCGGGTGAACGCGCGCATCGCGACGCTTGGCGTGCCCGACGTGCGGTTGCGGCGCAAGATGATCGACGCGGCCGCCGTGCGTCGCGGTGACGAAAACGTTGCGTCGCCGCATGATCTGGCCGTGCTCGCGTACAGGCTGTGGAACGGCGATGGGCTCACCCCCGCCAGTCGCAATGCCGCTCGGCGCATGCTCTACGCGGTACCGGGGCGCATGCGCAGCGCTGTCCCCGCCACCGTGCGCGTCGCGCTCAAGACCGGCTCGCTCGACGGCGTGCGCGCCGAAGCGGCCGTGGTGGAAGTGCCCGGGCATCCGTTCGCGATTGCGGTGATGACGACGTATCTGGCCAACGACGAGCGCGGGTCGGATGTGATCGAGGCGATCACCGCCGAGGTCTATCGCACCATGGCGCGCCTCGCGGCGGGCGGTGCGTATGGGCGCACGATTCCCTAG
- a CDS encoding FMN-binding glutamate synthase family protein, with the protein MRTLFLASFATAFALVAGLATVWPPVMWMLLVLVPLFGLGVADMLQVRHAVRRNFPVIGHMRYILERIRPEINQYFIESNSDGKPFSRNDRSVIYQRAKGELDTLPFGTQRDVYATGYEWINHSLAPVHPDESQQRVLVGGPDCTLPYSASMLNVSGMSYGSLSKNAVLALNTGAKIGGFAHNTGEGGLSPYHLEPGGDIIWQIGTGYFSARDRHGNFSETEFAKRATLPNVKMIEVKLSQGAKPGHGGILPASKLTPEIIEIRGVEPGKDVISPPAHTAFRTPLEMVHFLKRLRDASGGKPVGFKLCVGKRHEFLGVVKAMLQTGITPDFITVDGGEGGTGAAPLEFSDSVGTPLNEGLSFVHNALIATDLRDRIKLIASGKVTTGFTMATKVALGADMCNAARAMMFAIGCIQALRCNSNHCPTGVATQHPGLVNGLHVGDKSQRVARYQRETVHSFFDVLGAAGLQSPKDLKPWFIMRRTSPTDIKSYADIYPHLEPGQLLRSAEGTGMARAWGLASVERFN; encoded by the coding sequence ATGCGCACTCTCTTCCTGGCTTCCTTCGCCACGGCGTTCGCGCTGGTGGCGGGGCTCGCGACCGTGTGGCCGCCGGTCATGTGGATGTTATTGGTGTTGGTGCCGCTATTCGGATTGGGCGTGGCCGACATGCTGCAGGTGCGGCACGCGGTGCGCCGCAACTTCCCGGTCATCGGGCACATGCGGTACATCCTCGAACGGATCCGCCCCGAGATCAACCAGTACTTCATCGAGTCGAACAGCGACGGCAAGCCGTTCAGCCGCAACGATCGATCGGTGATCTACCAGCGCGCCAAGGGCGAGCTCGACACGCTCCCGTTCGGCACGCAGCGCGATGTCTATGCGACCGGCTACGAGTGGATCAATCACTCACTGGCCCCGGTGCACCCCGATGAATCACAGCAGCGCGTGCTGGTGGGTGGCCCCGACTGCACGCTGCCGTACTCGGCGAGCATGCTCAATGTCTCCGGCATGTCGTACGGCTCGCTCTCCAAGAACGCCGTCCTCGCGCTCAACACCGGCGCCAAGATCGGCGGCTTTGCGCACAACACCGGGGAGGGCGGGCTCAGTCCCTATCACCTCGAGCCCGGTGGCGACATCATCTGGCAGATCGGCACCGGCTATTTCAGTGCGCGCGACCGGCACGGCAATTTCAGCGAGACCGAGTTTGCCAAACGCGCCACGCTGCCGAATGTGAAGATGATCGAGGTCAAGCTGTCGCAGGGCGCCAAGCCTGGGCATGGCGGCATTCTGCCGGCCTCCAAGCTCACGCCGGAGATCATCGAGATCCGCGGTGTCGAGCCTGGGAAGGACGTGATCTCGCCGCCCGCACACACGGCGTTCCGCACGCCGCTCGAGATGGTGCACTTCCTCAAGCGCCTGCGCGACGCGAGCGGCGGCAAGCCGGTGGGCTTCAAGCTCTGCGTCGGCAAGCGCCACGAATTCCTGGGCGTTGTGAAGGCGATGCTGCAGACCGGCATCACCCCCGACTTCATCACCGTGGACGGTGGCGAAGGCGGCACCGGCGCCGCGCCGCTCGAGTTCAGCGACAGCGTCGGCACGCCCCTCAACGAAGGCTTGAGCTTCGTGCACAACGCGCTGATAGCCACCGACCTGCGCGATCGCATCAAGCTCATCGCCAGCGGCAAGGTCACCACCGGCTTCACGATGGCCACGAAGGTCGCCCTGGGCGCCGACATGTGCAACGCGGCCCGCGCGATGATGTTCGCCATCGGCTGCATCCAGGCGCTCCGCTGCAACAGCAACCACTGCCCCACCGGCGTGGCCACGCAACATCCGGGGCTCGTGAACGGCCTGCACGTCGGCGACAAGAGCCAGCGCGTCGCCCGCTATCAGCGCGAAACCGTCCACAGCTTCTTCGACGTCCTGGGCGCCGCCGGCCTGCAGTCGCCCAAGGACCTCAAGCCCTGGTTCATCATGCGCCGCACGAGCCCCACCGACATCAAGAGCTACGCCGACATCTATCCGCACCTCGAGCCCGGGCAGCTGCTGCGGTCCGCCGAGGGAACGGGGATGGCGCGGGCGTGGGGGTTGGCGAGTGTGGAGCGGTTTAACTGA
- a CDS encoding NAD(P)-binding domain-containing protein, with protein sequence MANARVAIIGAGPAGLVAARWMQQVGFVPVLFERASDVGGQWRAGDADSSVWRGMHTNTSRLTTAFSDRPHAPELPIYPRAEAIGDYLRDYAAHFGLAREARFGATVTEVEPHGAAWRVRWHEADGAAREESFARVVIASGRHRTPVLPTEPALDAFRGGGGVVHAAAYRGAAAFAGQRVLVGGHSVSAVEIASDLAAHGVDVVVSSRRHRFVMQRLPGGVPMEHRIYTRGAGLAWESLPPAHVGAWLKALIVRTSGHPTQYGALLHSEDVLTAGFTHSPHYLTLVAEGRIRTRPWMTEVAADRVHYADGSHDAVDTLLLATGYALDLPFLGPTARAALAPDRHDATWDAFTWHPALPGLACIGLYEHGGPFFPTLEQQARLIAYTWSGQAPMPSAAAQAERIVAAQATRGTHTVQRMHVLSRRFARLAGVEPHLADDPALARALCYGPLAPAQFRLTGPDALPDASARVAHDAAAFGVVTSPDFTHEEREELRLIAAARGDARLASLVG encoded by the coding sequence ATGGCGAACGCGCGCGTGGCGATCATCGGGGCCGGGCCGGCGGGGCTCGTGGCCGCACGCTGGATGCAGCAGGTGGGCTTCGTGCCCGTCCTCTTCGAACGGGCGAGCGACGTTGGGGGGCAGTGGCGCGCCGGTGACGCGGACAGCTCGGTGTGGCGCGGGATGCACACCAACACGTCGCGCCTTACCACGGCGTTCAGCGACCGGCCGCATGCGCCCGAGCTGCCGATCTATCCGCGGGCGGAGGCGATCGGCGACTACCTCCGCGACTATGCGGCGCACTTTGGGCTCGCGCGTGAGGCACGCTTCGGCGCCACCGTGACCGAGGTGGAGCCGCACGGTGCGGCGTGGCGGGTGCGGTGGCACGAGGCGGATGGAGCCGCGCGCGAGGAGTCGTTCGCTCGGGTGGTGATCGCCAGCGGCCGCCATCGCACACCGGTGCTCCCAACGGAGCCAGCGCTCGACGCGTTTCGGGGGGGCGGTGGTGTGGTGCACGCGGCGGCGTATCGCGGGGCGGCGGCGTTTGCAGGGCAGCGCGTGCTGGTGGGCGGCCACAGCGTGAGTGCCGTAGAGATCGCCAGTGATCTTGCCGCGCACGGCGTGGACGTGGTGGTGTCTTCGCGTCGCCATCGGTTCGTGATGCAACGCCTCCCCGGCGGTGTGCCGATGGAGCATCGTATCTACACGCGCGGCGCGGGGCTCGCGTGGGAGTCGCTGCCCCCCGCGCACGTCGGTGCCTGGCTCAAGGCGCTGATCGTGCGCACGAGTGGTCATCCGACGCAGTACGGTGCGCTGCTGCACAGCGAGGATGTCCTCACGGCCGGCTTCACGCATTCGCCGCACTATCTCACGCTCGTTGCCGAAGGCCGCATTCGCACGCGGCCGTGGATGACCGAGGTGGCCGCGGATCGGGTGCACTACGCCGACGGCTCGCACGATGCGGTCGATACGCTGCTGCTCGCCACGGGCTATGCCCTCGATCTGCCGTTCCTCGGCCCCACTGCGCGCGCGGCGCTCGCCCCCGACCGGCACGACGCCACCTGGGACGCGTTCACCTGGCATCCGGCGTTGCCCGGGCTCGCGTGCATTGGGCTCTACGAACACGGTGGTCCGTTCTTCCCCACGCTCGAGCAACAGGCGCGCCTGATCGCTTACACGTGGAGCGGGCAGGCGCCCATGCCCAGCGCCGCGGCGCAGGCGGAACGCATCGTGGCCGCGCAGGCCACCCGTGGTACGCACACGGTGCAGCGCATGCACGTGCTCTCACGCCGCTTCGCGCGCCTGGCCGGTGTGGAGCCGCATCTGGCCGACGACCCGGCACTCGCGCGCGCGCTCTGCTACGGCCCCCTCGCACCGGCCCAGTTCCGCCTGACGGGCCCGGACGCCCTGCCGGATGCCTCGGCGCGCGTGGCGCACGACGCGGCGGCCTTCGGGGTCGTGACGTCGCCCGACTTCACGCACGAGGAGCGCGAGGAGCTGCGCCTGATCGCGGCGGCGCGCGGCGATGCGCGGCTGGCGTCACTGGTGGGCTAG
- a CDS encoding CBS domain-containing protein: MRVSELMRPHVRTIAAHATVAEAVQSLADAHISGMPVIGRDGRVLGVISTTDILEAEAEHDDRRARTQLFENTLVEELMSTPPLVTTPDADVREAVRYMLDHGVHRLFVVRGDELVGVLSQTDITRAIGTGAL; encoded by the coding sequence ATGCGTGTCTCTGAACTCATGCGCCCGCACGTGCGCACCATCGCCGCCCACGCCACCGTGGCCGAAGCCGTGCAATCCCTGGCCGACGCCCATATCTCGGGGATGCCGGTCATCGGGCGCGACGGGCGCGTGCTGGGCGTCATTTCCACGACCGACATTCTCGAGGCCGAGGCGGAGCATGACGATCGTCGTGCCCGCACCCAGCTGTTCGAGAACACGTTGGTCGAGGAGTTGATGTCGACGCCGCCGCTCGTCACCACCCCCGATGCGGATGTACGGGAAGCCGTCCGCTACATGCTCGACCACGGCGTGCACCGCCTGTTCGTGGTGCGCGGCGATGAGCTGGTGGGTGTGCTGTCGCAGACCGACATCACCCGCGCCATCGGGACCGGGGCGCTGTAG